The Tepidibacter aestuarii genome contains a region encoding:
- a CDS encoding NAD(P)/FAD-dependent oxidoreductase, producing MIRISNIKMDINEDIKSIKEKILKKLRIREEELIEYTIFKESIDARKRGKINFIYTVDVKVKKENNVLKKIKSNDVKPSPKLKYKNVEMGSEELKERPVIVGMGPAGLFAALILAQRGYNPIVLERGMDVDKRTEDVNLFWNSGKINEESNVQFGEGGAGTFSDGKLTTRIKDLRCRKVLEELVISGAPDEILYSHKPHVGTDILKEVVKNMRQRIIELGGEVRFGSKVTDIIVKGESIVGVKVNDEYKIDTSIIILAIGHSARDTYEVLNDRNIKIIQKPFAIGARIEHPQVMINESQYKEFYDYPRLGAADYRLIYHTEKGRTTYTFCMCPGGSVIASSSSKGELVTNGMSEHSRDKQNANSALLVNVGPEDFRSNHPLAGVYFQQKYERLAFELGGKNYKAPIQLVGDFLSDKESTQVGSVKPSYKPGYTLTDLRKCLPDFVVEAMKEGLVNLNKKLKGFALNDAVLTGVETRSSSPIRIVRDEESLESINVFGLYPAGEGAGYAGGIVSAAVDGIKVAESIISKYQKK from the coding sequence ATGATAAGAATATCAAACATAAAGATGGATATAAATGAGGATATTAAAAGTATTAAGGAGAAAATATTAAAAAAACTTAGAATAAGGGAAGAAGAATTAATAGAATATACAATATTTAAAGAATCAATAGATGCTAGGAAAAGAGGAAAGATAAACTTTATATACACAGTAGATGTTAAAGTTAAAAAAGAAAATAATGTACTTAAAAAGATAAAAAGCAATGATGTGAAACCGAGTCCAAAGCTTAAGTATAAAAATGTAGAAATGGGAAGTGAAGAATTAAAAGAAAGACCTGTTATTGTAGGAATGGGTCCTGCTGGATTGTTTGCTGCATTAATACTTGCTCAAAGAGGCTATAATCCTATAGTTTTAGAAAGAGGAATGGATGTTGATAAAAGAACTGAAGATGTAAACTTATTTTGGAACTCAGGGAAAATAAATGAAGAGTCCAATGTTCAATTTGGAGAAGGAGGAGCTGGTACTTTTTCAGACGGTAAATTGACTACGAGAATAAAAGATCTAAGATGCAGAAAAGTTCTTGAAGAACTAGTTATATCAGGAGCACCAGATGAAATACTTTACTCTCATAAACCTCATGTTGGAACGGATATATTAAAAGAAGTTGTAAAAAATATGAGACAAAGAATAATAGAACTTGGCGGAGAAGTTAGATTTGGTTCAAAGGTTACAGATATTATAGTTAAGGGCGAATCAATAGTTGGTGTTAAGGTAAATGATGAATATAAAATAGATACTAGTATAATTATACTAGCAATAGGTCATAGTGCTAGAGATACTTATGAAGTCTTAAATGATAGAAATATAAAAATAATTCAAAAGCCATTTGCTATAGGTGCAAGAATAGAACATCCACAGGTAATGATAAATGAATCTCAGTATAAAGAATTTTACGATTATCCAAGACTTGGAGCTGCAGACTATAGACTGATTTACCATACGGAAAAAGGAAGAACTACATATACATTCTGTATGTGCCCTGGTGGAAGCGTTATAGCATCATCATCATCTAAAGGAGAGCTTGTTACAAATGGAATGAGTGAGCATTCAAGAGATAAACAAAATGCAAATAGTGCTCTTTTAGTAAATGTAGGTCCTGAAGATTTTCGAAGTAATCATCCGTTAGCAGGAGTATACTTCCAACAAAAATATGAAAGACTAGCATTCGAATTAGGAGGTAAAAATTATAAAGCACCAATTCAATTGGTAGGTGATTTTTTAAGTGATAAAGAATCTACTCAAGTAGGAAGCGTAAAGCCGTCTTATAAGCCAGGATATACCCTTACAGACTTAAGAAAGTGTCTTCCTGATTTTGTAGTTGAAGCAATGAAGGAAGGTTTGGTAAATCTTAATAAAAAGTTAAAAGGATTTGCACTAAATGATGCAGTACTAACTGGTGTTGAAACTAGATCATCATCTCCTATAAGAATAGTAAGAGATGAAGAAAGTCTTGAATCTATAAATGTATTTGGACTTTATCCTGCTGGAGAAGGAGCTGGATATGCAGGAGGAATAGTATCTGCTGCAGTTGATGGAATAAAAGTTGCAGAGAGTATAATAAGCAAATATCAGAAAAAATAA
- a CDS encoding aspartyl-phosphate phosphatase Spo0E family protein, whose protein sequence is MQSMKDLQMNIEVTRERLNKLIENNNFKLVNKEIIDLSQELDVLLDNYVKLKKSSILS, encoded by the coding sequence ATGCAAAGTATGAAGGATTTACAGATGAATATAGAAGTAACTAGAGAAAGACTGAATAAATTGATAGAGAATAACAATTTTAAGCTTGTTAATAAAGAAATAATAGATTTAAGTCAGGAATTAGATGTTTTATTAGATAATTATGTTAAATTGAAGAAGAGTAGTATATTGTCATGA
- a CDS encoding methyl-accepting chemotaxis protein — translation MNFNKISVRLISVSVLLILLPMILVGYFSYDRAAQIITQSELSKSKTAIKQLNDNLNLELDNKYKIFQGLNQAVKKTADEEILELFKEFSQNNKDISFVYIGHLDKTMQTYPTVEFPEGYDPTQRGWYIDAMSSDKPVWSKTYIDAVTNKNIITLSVKLYDSNNNVKGVLAVDIQLDSIGELTNSIDLGEGTGIIIGDHEGKIAFYKDESKIGTDLKQTPWGMQIYEKKKGSIEYKSKDDKEIIRGEKYITFYNNDTIGWQIINVFDKQIMESGTHSIYKISLIVGILTTIVSIIISIFISFGITKPINEIVNTMDEVGRGNFTIKNKLKTNTEIKLISKGLNKMIEKIKNLVINVEDISKSTQSISSDLVDISSTTSMSINEVAQAIDEIARGATSQASETDGSLSKMKELGDFIDQASNMAEDMSVNSDKVKNFNEIGIQTIALLKDKNIDTLNIVKSIENQFKEQLSKSTKINNISETITQIAEQTNLLALNATIEAARAGEHGRGFAVVADEVRKLSEATTQQVKEIAEIVNNIQIETNETSKIMNDASYIIDGQNEVVEKTEKLFKDIDDITCTMIEKTIDIKDMLENINISKVEFVDSMEKIAYVTEETAASTQQVSAYAEQQVIDIEKLNNLAKNLNSSIDELTNNIKEFKIR, via the coding sequence ATGAATTTCAATAAGATAAGTGTAAGATTGATTTCTGTTTCTGTATTATTAATATTACTTCCGATGATATTAGTTGGATATTTTTCATATGACAGAGCAGCTCAAATAATAACTCAAAGTGAGCTAAGCAAGAGTAAAACCGCTATAAAACAATTGAATGATAATCTTAACTTAGAGCTAGACAACAAGTACAAGATATTTCAAGGGCTAAATCAAGCTGTTAAAAAAACTGCTGATGAGGAGATATTAGAATTATTTAAAGAATTTAGTCAAAATAATAAGGATATTTCATTTGTTTACATAGGACACCTAGATAAAACTATGCAAACTTACCCTACGGTCGAGTTTCCAGAAGGTTATGATCCTACTCAAAGAGGATGGTATATAGATGCTATGTCTAGCGATAAGCCTGTTTGGTCAAAAACGTATATAGATGCTGTTACAAACAAGAATATAATAACATTATCGGTGAAATTGTACGATTCCAATAATAATGTAAAAGGAGTTTTGGCGGTAGATATACAACTTGATAGTATAGGAGAGTTGACAAACAGTATAGATTTAGGAGAGGGTACAGGCATTATAATAGGAGATCATGAAGGTAAAATAGCGTTTTATAAAGATGAATCTAAGATTGGAACTGATTTAAAGCAAACCCCGTGGGGAATGCAAATATATGAGAAGAAAAAGGGCAGTATAGAATATAAATCAAAAGATGATAAAGAAATAATAAGAGGAGAAAAATACATAACATTTTATAACAACGATACAATAGGATGGCAGATAATAAATGTGTTTGATAAACAAATAATGGAAAGTGGGACTCATTCTATTTATAAAATTTCCTTAATTGTAGGAATACTAACAACTATAGTATCTATTATAATAAGTATATTTATATCATTTGGGATAACTAAACCTATAAATGAAATAGTAAACACTATGGATGAAGTTGGAAGAGGAAACTTTACTATAAAAAATAAATTGAAGACAAATACAGAAATAAAATTAATATCCAAAGGTCTTAATAAGATGATAGAAAAAATAAAAAATCTGGTAATAAACGTTGAAGATATATCAAAGAGTACACAGAGTATATCTAGCGATTTAGTAGATATATCTTCAACAACGTCTATGTCTATAAATGAAGTAGCTCAAGCTATAGATGAAATAGCAAGAGGAGCAACTTCACAGGCTAGTGAAACAGATGGATCATTATCAAAGATGAAGGAACTTGGAGACTTTATAGATCAGGCATCTAATATGGCTGAAGATATGTCTGTTAATTCTGATAAGGTAAAAAATTTCAATGAAATAGGTATTCAAACTATAGCATTATTGAAAGACAAAAATATAGATACATTAAACATAGTCAAAAGTATTGAAAATCAGTTTAAAGAACAGTTATCAAAATCTACGAAGATAAATAATATAAGTGAAACTATAACTCAAATAGCAGAGCAGACAAACCTATTGGCTTTAAATGCTACAATAGAGGCAGCTAGAGCAGGAGAACATGGTAGAGGGTTTGCAGTTGTAGCTGATGAAGTAAGAAAGTTATCAGAAGCTACTACACAACAAGTAAAAGAAATTGCAGAAATAGTAAATAACATTCAAATAGAGACTAATGAGACAAGTAAGATTATGAATGACGCATCTTATATAATTGATGGGCAGAATGAAGTCGTAGAAAAAACAGAAAAACTATTTAAGGATATAGATGATATTACTTGTACTATGATAGAAAAAACTATTGATATAAAAGACATGTTGGAAAATATAAATATAAGCAAGGTTGAATTTGTAGATTCTATGGAAAAAATAGCATATGTAACGGAAGAAACAGCAGCATCTACGCAGCAAGTATCTGCATATGCAGAACAACAAGTAATAGATATAGAGAAATTGAACAATTTAGCTAAAAATCTTAATTCTAGTATTGATGAATTGACTAACAATATAAAAGAATTTAAAATAAGATAA
- a CDS encoding YecA family protein: MVGRNDLCPCNSGKKYKKCCLNKDKKNSMLQQKVDFSQKHDISTTQKLYAYSRKDKFYDEYIGAQNKFYIVDDKEINSKFNSFFNTYYLQDYITSENKTIAISFFEENKNKLNVIEKNILKSKLKSYITIYKILNIEEDKALLKDLILDKETYIEDINVLKDLKVGELIIGRMANVVEVNKFIDTVLSISEKIKDVIIADINNIYEKNKDVYKQMETFLIYNTNIFYKYIQQLIDPQIGEYLKEKKNASNTEVNNMEEQVDTKKIDDSKEECTVKNLITENIEDAYKEVALTIWEEYKNNNEVKGTENGWASAVEYHAKKEDGVNVTQSAIAKKYKVSPSTLGKRYKEIKSIHKI, encoded by the coding sequence TTGGTAGGAAGAAATGATTTATGCCCATGTAATAGTGGAAAAAAATATAAAAAATGCTGTTTAAATAAAGACAAAAAAAATTCTATGTTACAACAAAAAGTTGATTTTTCACAAAAACACGATATAAGTACAACTCAAAAATTATATGCTTATTCTAGAAAAGATAAGTTCTATGATGAATATATTGGTGCACAAAACAAATTCTATATTGTAGATGATAAAGAAATAAACTCTAAATTCAATTCATTCTTTAATACATACTATCTTCAAGATTATATAACTAGTGAAAATAAAACTATAGCTATATCTTTCTTTGAAGAAAATAAAAATAAATTAAACGTAATAGAAAAGAATATATTAAAAAGTAAATTGAAATCATACATAACTATATATAAAATCTTAAATATAGAAGAAGATAAAGCATTACTTAAAGATTTAATACTTGATAAAGAAACGTATATAGAAGATATAAATGTATTAAAGGATTTAAAAGTTGGAGAATTAATAATAGGTAGAATGGCTAATGTTGTAGAAGTTAATAAGTTTATAGATACAGTATTATCTATATCTGAAAAAATTAAGGACGTTATAATAGCTGATATTAATAATATATACGAAAAGAATAAAGATGTTTATAAGCAGATGGAAACATTCTTAATATATAATACGAATATATTCTATAAGTATATACAACAATTAATAGATCCTCAAATAGGAGAATACTTAAAAGAAAAGAAAAACGCTTCTAATACAGAAGTGAATAATATGGAAGAACAAGTAGATACTAAAAAAATAGATGATTCGAAAGAAGAGTGTACAGTTAAAAATCTTATAACAGAAAATATAGAAGATGCTTATAAAGAAGTTGCTTTAACTATATGGGAAGAATACAAGAACAACAATGAAGTAAAAGGAACTGAAAATGGATGGGCTTCGGCAGTTGAATACCATGCTAAAAAAGAAGATGGTGTAAATGTAACTCAAAGTGCTATAGCTAAAAAATACAAAGTAAGTCCAAGTACTTTAGGGAAAAGATATAAAGAAATAAAATCAATACACAAAATATAA
- a CDS encoding VWA domain-containing protein, producing MKIGKFKKIISIIMMMCMIITMVTPTYADRKNYVISGCVWEDSDGDGIRDLNENGIAGINIYSYNGNADKKEWNYETTSSSNGYYSVSAKNSGNDNIIKVDLDELKNKGYKLTTNQHDSKVNPTNGKSSKMKPSTNIHIGLVKIKEDTSPSNLMDISRSIDEVKIKKEDYFDIRYTIAPKPIPIEHDSSKKDIILVIDTSGSMRWIPTQNREPYYYNEDSRLTIIKNVAKNFVDKFENSQNFNIGLVEYSSYGCKVSDIISVPSRTQNLKSSIHGLSIGGATNIGDGIRTAKAMLDADTSAKEKYIILMTDGVPTAYSRDINGSRNYNDFTDVYNRDAKYNREYYRRLDDYMGSNINNVIYHNKLNEVKSAYYLGDYLSYLGNQEGDAASLNYAKNVVNEKIKKSDNITSFFVVGFGLGAGSSNEEIANAAGAKGHYYSSQDSNTLQNLYNQFAEEILNSISGKIHFEECITEQNNEQVSDILYTDNLPEAFYVDNNKIIGNMDITYKLNQEKTLYEADPVSFTVRYKLDKQGTYIFGDNKDSFANIDILDKSGKRYLEALNIEIKDKPRKPTFTQTPTAWTNQNVEVSIQYSNDSERREYKIDDDPWQTYNGPITVMSNAIIQARGIDELEQESIESISITNIDKVQPVGNIAMNPITNTNQDVTLTLTANDTGSGVKRVQKPDGTWVDGSNTTYKVSENGTYTFNILDVAGNVESVIATVNNIKKNLPEVNIKVRDTSGARDILDITSEDLNRRYDKILNQSIELQGEGYADISFKGEDENFFEYQFIKKSETPENIPINGWNRMDLNEETINEDVVEEKQGYLNKRSYDVSHGIGVGSGTSVADANEQFWYHSEKVFKNPLDTTNYIEASYSTSKEDYGSWETYTKRDGIESRIWKTNSIFLNNMWIDNNYREASKFWGYIKVDNTGDYKFGAHSDDGCRGYITANGETKDFVNMFGLQGRNSQVGTTNNVYHLESGKYYPIYLEYFNWGGSAAFEMKYSNNGSTWNRVPKGWFYPSKDITPGEYAKTIFTGNEGVKFPTESGDYYIAFRTGKDGDVTREGIYGAFTVEGKTELTISKSVVGGDKVQERNNFTLEYIIEVPTEIPAISTFKENGVYKDKISLTNIQITDEYPQYINIENDLISEQKIIKYINDIEFIKDTSNGETVYRYQGGPIKVEVNLSAKKPGNYVLSEDSKSKITFTDFNGKANREQEFDPINITVVENEIEITTGMFINGEFKDNSNVNLVKGFDIDLGVEIKNIKNQDIVLEIEDENKIDISNIQVNTGKDNSDVDIIKEENKFKIKTSNRNSEQKSNYMISYNVEGISIGTTTIKIKASSEEKTHKVNIVPLPNLE from the coding sequence GTGAAAATTGGTAAATTTAAAAAAATAATAAGTATTATTATGATGATGTGTATGATAATAACTATGGTTACTCCTACGTATGCTGATAGAAAGAATTATGTAATAAGTGGATGTGTATGGGAAGATTCTGATGGAGATGGAATAAGAGACCTAAATGAAAATGGAATAGCTGGTATAAATATTTATTCTTATAATGGGAATGCCGATAAAAAAGAATGGAATTATGAAACAACTTCATCCTCAAATGGATATTATAGTGTTTCAGCTAAAAATTCTGGTAATGACAATATAATAAAAGTAGATTTAGATGAACTGAAGAATAAAGGATATAAATTAACAACAAATCAGCATGATTCAAAAGTAAATCCTACAAATGGAAAATCGTCTAAGATGAAACCTTCAACAAACATACATATAGGATTAGTAAAAATAAAAGAAGATACATCCCCATCTAATCTAATGGATATTAGTAGGTCTATTGATGAGGTGAAAATAAAAAAAGAAGATTATTTTGATATTAGGTATACTATAGCGCCTAAGCCAATTCCTATAGAACACGATAGTAGTAAGAAGGATATAATATTAGTTATTGATACTTCTGGAAGTATGAGATGGATTCCAACACAAAACAGAGAACCCTATTATTATAATGAAGATTCAAGATTAACTATAATAAAAAATGTTGCTAAAAACTTTGTAGATAAATTCGAAAACTCACAGAACTTCAATATTGGATTAGTAGAATATAGTAGTTATGGTTGTAAAGTAAGTGATATTATATCTGTACCATCTAGAACGCAAAATTTAAAAAGTAGTATACATGGATTAAGTATAGGAGGCGCTACAAATATAGGAGATGGAATTAGAACTGCAAAAGCAATGCTTGATGCAGATACATCTGCAAAAGAAAAATATATTATTTTAATGACAGATGGAGTACCTACAGCTTATAGTAGAGATATAAATGGAAGTCGTAATTATAATGATTTTACAGACGTATATAATCGTGATGCTAAATATAACAGAGAATATTATAGACGTTTAGATGATTATATGGGTTCAAATATAAATAATGTTATATATCATAATAAATTAAATGAAGTTAAATCAGCATATTATTTAGGAGATTACTTAAGTTATTTAGGAAATCAAGAGGGAGATGCGGCATCGTTAAATTATGCAAAAAATGTAGTAAATGAAAAAATCAAAAAATCAGATAATATCACATCCTTTTTTGTAGTAGGATTTGGTTTAGGAGCGGGTAGCAGTAATGAAGAAATAGCAAATGCTGCAGGAGCAAAAGGACATTATTATTCTAGTCAGGATAGTAATACTCTACAAAACCTATATAATCAATTTGCAGAAGAAATTTTAAATTCTATTTCAGGCAAGATTCATTTTGAAGAATGTATTACTGAACAAAATAATGAACAAGTAAGTGATATTTTGTATACAGACAATCTGCCAGAGGCTTTTTATGTAGATAATAACAAGATAATAGGAAATATGGATATAACATATAAGTTAAATCAAGAAAAAACATTATATGAAGCAGACCCTGTTTCATTTACAGTTCGATACAAATTGGATAAACAAGGCACATATATTTTTGGAGATAATAAAGATTCTTTTGCCAATATAGATATTTTGGATAAAAGTGGTAAAAGGTATTTAGAAGCTTTAAATATAGAAATAAAGGATAAGCCAAGAAAACCTACATTTACTCAAACTCCAACTGCATGGACTAATCAAAATGTTGAAGTGAGCATTCAGTACTCTAATGATTCGGAGAGAAGAGAGTATAAAATTGATGATGATCCATGGCAAACATATAACGGACCAATTACTGTAATGAGTAATGCAATAATTCAAGCTAGAGGAATAGATGAATTAGAGCAAGAGTCAATAGAAAGTATAAGCATAACAAATATAGATAAAGTGCAGCCTGTCGGAAATATTGCTATGAACCCAATTACAAACACAAATCAAGATGTAACATTGACTTTAACAGCAAATGATACAGGATCAGGTGTGAAAAGGGTACAAAAACCAGATGGAACATGGGTAGATGGAAGCAATACAACATATAAAGTATCTGAAAATGGAACATATACTTTCAATATTTTAGATGTAGCAGGAAATGTAGAAAGTGTAATAGCTACTGTTAATAATATAAAGAAAAATTTACCAGAAGTTAATATTAAAGTGAGAGATACTTCCGGAGCTAGAGATATACTTGATATAACTTCTGAAGATTTAAATAGAAGATATGATAAAATACTAAATCAATCTATAGAACTTCAGGGAGAGGGTTATGCAGATATAAGTTTTAAAGGAGAAGATGAAAATTTCTTTGAATACCAATTTATAAAAAAATCTGAAACACCTGAAAATATTCCAATTAATGGATGGAATAGAATGGATTTAAATGAAGAAACGATAAATGAAGATGTTGTTGAAGAAAAGCAAGGATATTTAAATAAAAGAAGTTATGATGTAAGCCATGGCATAGGAGTAGGCTCAGGAACCAGTGTTGCCGATGCTAATGAACAATTTTGGTATCACTCAGAGAAAGTATTTAAGAATCCACTAGATACAACAAATTATATAGAAGCTTCTTATTCAACATCAAAAGAAGATTATGGTAGTTGGGAAACGTATACAAAAAGAGATGGAATAGAGAGTAGAATATGGAAAACAAATTCTATTTTCCTAAATAATATGTGGATTGATAATAATTATAGAGAAGCTTCAAAATTCTGGGGATACATTAAAGTAGATAATACAGGAGATTATAAATTTGGAGCACATTCAGATGACGGATGTAGAGGTTATATAACAGCTAATGGAGAAACTAAAGATTTTGTTAATATGTTTGGACTTCAAGGACGTAATAGTCAAGTTGGAACTACTAATAATGTATATCACTTAGAATCAGGTAAATACTATCCAATTTATTTAGAATATTTTAACTGGGGAGGTTCTGCTGCCTTTGAAATGAAATATTCTAATAATGGTTCAACATGGAATAGAGTACCTAAAGGTTGGTTCTATCCATCTAAAGATATAACGCCAGGAGAATATGCTAAAACTATATTTACTGGAAACGAGGGTGTAAAATTCCCAACTGAATCAGGAGATTACTATATTGCCTTTAGAACAGGAAAAGATGGAGATGTTACTAGAGAAGGTATATACGGAGCATTTACAGTTGAAGGAAAAACAGAGCTTACAATATCTAAATCAGTTGTAGGTGGAGATAAAGTACAAGAAAGAAATAATTTCACATTAGAATATATAATTGAAGTTCCTACAGAAATACCAGCTATAAGCACTTTTAAAGAAAATGGAGTATATAAAGATAAGATATCTTTAACTAATATACAAATAACAGATGAATATCCTCAATATATAAATATAGAAAATGATTTGATTTCAGAACAAAAGATTATAAAATATATTAATGATATAGAATTCATTAAAGATACAAGTAATGGTGAAACTGTATATAGATATCAAGGGGGTCCAATAAAGGTTGAAGTTAATTTAAGTGCTAAAAAACCAGGAAATTATGTTTTAAGTGAAGACAGTAAATCAAAAATAACTTTCACTGACTTTAATGGAAAAGCAAATAGAGAGCAGGAATTTGATCCAATTAATATAACTGTTGTTGAAAATGAAATTGAAATAACAACAGGAATGTTTATTAATGGAGAATTTAAGGATAATAGTAATGTCAATCTAGTAAAAGGATTCGATATAGACTTAGGTGTAGAAATAAAAAATATTAAAAATCAGGATATAGTTTTAGAAATTGAAGATGAAAATAAAATAGATATTTCTAATATACAAGTGAATACGGGAAAAGACAATTCGGATGTTGATATTATAAAAGAAGAAAATAAATTTAAAATTAAAACGTCAAATAGAAACAGTGAACAAAAAAGCAACTACATGATAAGTTATAATGTAGAGGGTATTAGCATAGGTACTACTACTATCAAAATAAAAGCTAGTTCTGAAGAAAAAACACATAAGGTCAATATTGTACCACTTCCTAATTTAGAGTAA
- a CDS encoding PilW family protein has product MKYIYKNKGFTLIELLIVCAIAGVVISAVGSFFISNYKIFFRSEKQIRTQEQAQKSVNEIVDKVRETKGVRTVEKDSNKYLIKFKTDADDLIIRHDKTNKTLYYGRGKQANAQLASNIESFQIDSIPDSPSKYEDWIGIKINITALIDDYDVLIKDEVYFRNKSR; this is encoded by the coding sequence ATGAAATATATTTATAAAAACAAGGGATTTACTTTAATAGAACTGCTTATAGTATGTGCTATAGCAGGAGTTGTAATAAGTGCAGTAGGATCATTTTTTATATCAAATTATAAAATCTTTTTTAGGTCAGAAAAGCAGATAAGAACACAAGAACAAGCTCAAAAGTCTGTAAATGAAATTGTAGATAAAGTTAGAGAAACAAAAGGCGTAAGAACAGTTGAAAAAGACTCAAATAAGTATTTGATAAAATTTAAAACTGATGCTGATGATTTGATAATTAGACATGATAAAACGAATAAAACACTATACTATGGAAGAGGTAAACAAGCAAATGCACAATTAGCATCAAATATAGAAAGCTTTCAAATTGATTCTATTCCAGATAGTCCATCAAAGTATGAAGATTGGATAGGGATTAAAATAAATATTACAGCATTAATTGATGATTATGACGTTTTAATTAAGGATGAAGTCTATTTCAGGAACAAGAGTAGATAA